TGTACTGCTTTCGCCAGGCGAAGATCTGGTTTGCATTCACACTATGAAGCCGTGCAACATGGGAAATGGTCATGCTAGGCGATGCGTTTCCTGAACGATGGCAATCTTTTCCTGTGGACAACGGCGCCTGTGGCGCTCTGGTCCCAGCAACTCTTCGATCATGCTTATCTCCCGACTAGTCATTAATTTAAAGTGGGTCGAAGTGTCTGGTGATTCATGGGGCCAGTCTAATCTGCATTACGACCCAAAAGTGACGGTTTACTCACAGAAAAAGATTAAGAGATAATTAATCTAAAGATAAATATTAAAAACATCATTTACTTATTGGGGTTGTTCACGCAGGCTGTTAGCAGCCATATATTTACAGATAGCCGATAAGAGATGATAGTAGGGAGGCATGATGAAAAAAAAAGTGATTGAAGCACTTTTTACTGGTTGCTGTTCGGATCCATTCTCTACACTTGGTATGCATTGTACCGACGCCGGACTGGAAGTTCGTGCATTATTACCTGATGCCACCGATGTGTGGGTCATTGAACCAAAAAACGGGCGCAAAGTCGGCAAGCTGGAATGCCTTGATTTGCGCGGTTTCTTTAGCGGCGTTCTGCCGCGTCGTAAAAATCCTTTTCGCTATCAGCTGGCCGCCACCTGGCACGGACAGCAGCATCTGATTGATGACCCGTACCGTTTTGGCCCACTGTTACAGGAACTGGACATTTGGCTGCTGTCGGAAGGCACGCATCTTCGCCCCTATGAAACGCTGGGCGCGCATCCCGATACGATAGACGATGTTGTCGGTACGCGCTTCTCGGTCTGGGCACCTAATGCCCGCCGGGTGTCGGTCGTTGGCCAGTTTAACTACTGGGATGGTCGTCGCCATCTGATGCGACTACGTAAAGAGTCCGGCATCTGGGAGCTGTTTGTTCCCGGCGCGTTTAACGGTCAGTTGTACAAATTCGAGCTTATTGATGCCCACGGCAATCTGCGGGTGAAGTCCGACCCTTACGCCTTCGAAGCGCAAATGCGCCCGGAAAGCGCCTCGCTTATCTGCGGGTTGCCGGAAAAGGTCGAGCAGCCTCCAGCGCGCAAGCAGGCTAACCAGTTTGATGCGCCTATATCGATTTATGAAGTGCACCTCGGCTCCTGGCGCCGCCACACCGATAATAACTTCTGGCTGAGCTATCGCGAGCTTGCCGACCAGTTGGTCCCGTATGCCAAATGGATGGGCTTTACTCATCTGGAGCTGCTGCCGGTTAACGAACATCCGTTTGACGGCAGTTGGGGCTATCAGCCGACCGGGCTGTACGCGCCCACCCGTCGCTTCGGCACCCGGGAGGATTTCCGCTACTTTATCAACGCCGCGCACGCCGCGGGGCTTAACGTTATTCTGGACTGGGTGCCAGGCCATTTTCCGGCGGATGACTTTGCGCTCGCCTCGTTTGACGGCACCTCGCTGTATGAACACTGCGACCCGCGCGAAGGCTACCACCAGGACTGGAACACCCTGATTTACAACTACGGCCGCCGCGAGGTCAGCAACTTCCTGGTTGGTAATGCGCTGTACTGGATTGAACGCTTTGGCATTGATGCGCTGCGGGTCGATGCGGTGGCATCAATGATTTATCGCGACTACAGCCGCAAAGAAGGTGAGTGGGTACCGAACGAATTTGGCGGCCGGGAAAACCTTGAAGCCATTGAGTTCCTGCGTAATACCAACCGCGTGCTGGGCGAACAGACGCCGGGGGCGGTAACGATGGCGGAAGAGTCGACCGATTTTGCTGGCGTTTCTCGTCCTTCCTCCACTGGCGGTCTGGGGTTCTGGTTCAAGTGGAACATGGGCTGGATGCATGATACCCTCGACTATATGAAACTGGATCCGGTATACCGTCGTTTTCATCACAACAAGATGACCTTCGGTATGCTCTACAACTACACCGAAAACTTTGTCCTGCCACTCTCTCATGATGAAGTGGTGCACGGCAAAAAATCCATTCTCGACCGCATGCCGGGCGATGCCTGGCAGAAGTTCGCTAACCTGCGAGCCTACTACGGATGGCTGTTCGCCTTCCCGGGTAAAAAGCTGCTGTTTATGGGCAATGAGTTTGCACAAGGACGTGAGTGGAATCACGACGGAAGCCTCGACTGGCGTCTGCTTGAGGGCGTAGACAGCTGGCACCACGGCGTTCAGCGACTGGTGCGCGATCTCAACCATACCTATTGTCGCCACAAAGCGCTGCATGAGCTGGATTTCGACCACTACGGTTTCGAATGGCTGGTGGTCGACGATCATGAGCACTCGGTGTTTGTCTTTGTGCGTCGCGACAGGGAGGGTAACGAAATTATCGTCGTCAGCAACTTCACCCCGGTACCGCGCCATGATTATCGTTTCGGCATCAACCAGCCTGGCCGCTGGCGCGAAGAGCTGAACACTGACTCAATGCACTATCATGGCAGCAATACCGGTAATGGCGGCATCGTTGAAAGCGATGTCATTGCCAGCCATGGTCGCGAGCATTCCCTCTCCATTACGCTACCGCCGCTGGCGACGATCTGGCTTACAAGGGTGCCTGATAATCAATAAACTTCGGAGGTTTCTACTACCCGGCGGTGGGGTTATTCATTTAAATAGTAGTGCCATGGTAGTTGAGTTATTCCCGGAGGTGGTCTCTTCTGAATTAATTTACAGAAGAATATTTTTTATTCGCTGTTTCCTTTTGTTGTTTTTATTTTAATGGCAGGACATCACTATGAGTAAACATGAATATAATGACAATGTCATGCTGGCACGCCAGTTACCGCTTAAATCTGTGGCGCTGATCCTAGCGGGAGGTCGAGGGACACGATTAAAAGACCTGACAGCAACCCGGGCAAAACCGGCGGTACATTTTGGTGGCAAGTTCAGGATTATTGATTTTGCTTTATCAAACTGTATTAATTCCGGGATAAGACGGATTGGGGTCATTACACAATATCAATCACATTCCCTGGTTCAGCATATCCAGCGCGGTTGGTCTTTCCTCAATGAAGAGATGAATGAATTCGTCGATTTATTACCCGCCCAGCAACGCGTGCATGGTGAGAACTGGTACCGGGGTACTGCCGATGCTGTCACACAGAACCTGGATATTATTCGACGCTATGGTGCGGAATATGTCGTTATTCTAGCGGGTGATCATATCTATAAACAGGATTATTCCCGGATGCTGATTGACCATGTTAAAAAAGGAGCCCGGTGTACTGTGGCCTGCCTTCCTGTACCTGTGGAATACGCAAGTGCTTTTGGTGTCATGGCTGTGGATGAAAATGATAAAATCATTGATTTTATTGAAAAACCTTCTAATCCTCCTACTGTGCCGGGGGATAAAACCAAATCGCTTGCCAGTATGGGGATCTATGTATTTGATGCTGAATACCTCTATCAGCTACTGGATGAAGATGGTCGGGATGAACAGTCCAGCCACGATTTCGGCAAAGATATTATTCCAGCAATTACGGTATCCGGAGAAGCCTGGGCACATCCTTTCCCGCGCTCCTGTGTGCAGACAGATAATAATGCAGAACCGTACTGGCGTGATGTCGGAACTCTGGAGGCCTACTGGAAAGCGAACCTTGATTTAGCTTCCGTGGTACCTGAACTAGATGT
This Klebsiella sp. RHBSTW-00484 DNA region includes the following protein-coding sequences:
- the glgB gene encoding 1,4-alpha-glucan branching enzyme; this encodes MMKKKVIEALFTGCCSDPFSTLGMHCTDAGLEVRALLPDATDVWVIEPKNGRKVGKLECLDLRGFFSGVLPRRKNPFRYQLAATWHGQQHLIDDPYRFGPLLQELDIWLLSEGTHLRPYETLGAHPDTIDDVVGTRFSVWAPNARRVSVVGQFNYWDGRRHLMRLRKESGIWELFVPGAFNGQLYKFELIDAHGNLRVKSDPYAFEAQMRPESASLICGLPEKVEQPPARKQANQFDAPISIYEVHLGSWRRHTDNNFWLSYRELADQLVPYAKWMGFTHLELLPVNEHPFDGSWGYQPTGLYAPTRRFGTREDFRYFINAAHAAGLNVILDWVPGHFPADDFALASFDGTSLYEHCDPREGYHQDWNTLIYNYGRREVSNFLVGNALYWIERFGIDALRVDAVASMIYRDYSRKEGEWVPNEFGGRENLEAIEFLRNTNRVLGEQTPGAVTMAEESTDFAGVSRPSSTGGLGFWFKWNMGWMHDTLDYMKLDPVYRRFHHNKMTFGMLYNYTENFVLPLSHDEVVHGKKSILDRMPGDAWQKFANLRAYYGWLFAFPGKKLLFMGNEFAQGREWNHDGSLDWRLLEGVDSWHHGVQRLVRDLNHTYCRHKALHELDFDHYGFEWLVVDDHEHSVFVFVRRDREGNEIIVVSNFTPVPRHDYRFGINQPGRWREELNTDSMHYHGSNTGNGGIVESDVIASHGREHSLSITLPPLATIWLTRVPDNQ
- the glgC gene encoding glucose-1-phosphate adenylyltransferase, with protein sequence MSKHEYNDNVMLARQLPLKSVALILAGGRGTRLKDLTATRAKPAVHFGGKFRIIDFALSNCINSGIRRIGVITQYQSHSLVQHIQRGWSFLNEEMNEFVDLLPAQQRVHGENWYRGTADAVTQNLDIIRRYGAEYVVILAGDHIYKQDYSRMLIDHVKKGARCTVACLPVPVEYASAFGVMAVDENDKIIDFIEKPSNPPTVPGDKTKSLASMGIYVFDAEYLYQLLDEDGRDEQSSHDFGKDIIPAITVSGEAWAHPFPRSCVQTDNNAEPYWRDVGTLEAYWKANLDLASVVPELDVYDRNWPIHTYVESLPSAKFVQDRTGSHGMTMNSLVSGGCIISGSVVVHSVLFSSVRINSFCNIDSVVLLPGVWVERSCRLRRCVIDRGCVIPEGTVIGENAVEDARRFYRSEEGIVLVTKEMLRRPE